AAAGGCGGGCATTTTCTAGGGAAATTGCGGCTTGAGCGCACAGCAGGTTCAAAACTTCAACGCGATCGCTCGTAAACGCCCCTGCCATCACTTTATTTTCTAAATACAGCAGCCCTAATAGTTTGCCGCGATCGAGCAGTGGCGCGCAAAGCAAGCTTTTCGGCTGTTGCTCGTTAATGTAAGGATCCCCTGCCCAAGTCGGATCCGCGCTCGCATCATCAATGGCGAGAGTCTTTAAGGTGCGCTTAACGTAGCGGACTAAAGAAACGGGCAGTTCTGTCGCGGTTTCCAAAGGAATCGAGGCGCGGACGGTTTCCGTTTCTCGCACTGAGGCGATCGCGGCGATCGACCATAACCCCCCTTCGGGTAAAATCAAGGCGGCGCGCTCGGCTCCGGCACTTTCCAGAACGACGCGCATAAGGGTTGAAAGCAAGCGATCGAGTTGAATTTCGCTCGAGAGGGCTTGATAAACTTTGGTAATTGCCCCCAAATCGAGGGCTTGGGAGATATTCGCCCCCGTTCCCGCTTGCAAGGTACTGTGAATGGAAACGGCGAGATTTAACCCTTCTAAAGGGACGTTGCGGGAATCGTTGAATTCAGAGGCAATCAGGTTGGGATAGCGCGCTACGAGGTCGTCAACTTTGGCTTTTGCTCCCCAGCGCGCGTAACTGTAGTAAGCTTCGAGCAGGTAGGGATGGGCGAAGTGGGGTTTGCCCCACTCGAGGTAGAATTGGGCGGCGAGTTCGTTGGCGATCGCGCTTTCTTGGGGATAGTCGTATTCTTTAGCAGCTTTGATGGCGCGATCGTAGGCTTCTAGGGCGGCTAAACGATCGCCCAGGACGCGATCGCGCTCGGCGCAAAGGAGATAAAATTTGGTGGCAAAGTTGGCGGGTGCGTGCTGCATCCAGCGCTCCATTTTTGCGATCGCCTCTGCAACTTCTGCCATTGTCTCTTCCTGCACGCCGCCCGCTCGCATTTGCGCTAACCCGATTAAGCCTTGGTAGAACAAAAAGATCGGATAGGAAATCGAAGAAGTCACGCCAGCAATATAAGCCTCTGCTGCTTTGGCTTCCTCAGCGGCGCGATCGCAATCCCCAAACAAATACTCGAGAATTGCTCGATTCAAGTAGCAATAAAACAGTCCCGTCAAGTCGTTTTCGCGCCGGAACGCTGCTAGCAAAGCTTCCTCGTCGCTCGTTGGGAACGTTTCGCCCGTTAGCCGCGCCACTGCCGAGCGGAAGGGCGCAATATGAGTCAATGCTGTCGCTAGATGCAGGTGTTCTAATGCTTCGCACAACAAGGTCAAATCCCGCGCCAGTTCGTCCAGGCTCTTACCGGCGTAATAAGAATGGTAGCAGTAGCTTGCGGCGCAATAGCCCGCCGTTTCTGTGTTGCCGGTTTCCAGTGCGTCGGCGTAAGCAGCGCGCAAGGAAGGCAGCGTCGATCGCAGCGCCTCTTTCCACGGCAGAATATAAACATTCACAACTAACAGCGTCCGTGCTTGAAATTCGTGCAGGCTGTACTTTTCGAGCAGATTGAGGGCAAGTTTGCCGAAGCCGTACCCCGTCTCGAAGTCGCCGCACTGCCCGCACAGGCTAAGCCCGTAGGAACTGTAGGCATAGGCGGAGGTGGGCGTATTGCCGTACTCTAGGGACAGGGCAATCTGCTGGCTGACAATCAGCGGGTAGAGTTGGGGCGCGGCCATGTAAGCGGCGGGAGTAATCCGCGAGAGAATTTTCATAGCAGCGCGGGCGGTTGCATCTTGCATGGGCGGCAATTCCAGCAAGGTTTCGATGGAGCGTCCGGAGAGTCGCGCCGCGATCGCTTCGAGTTCTTTGCGAACGCGGGTGGGGGTGGGATTGTGGGGGAGCGGAAATCCTAGCAGTTCGAGGGCTTTAAGTCCGGTTTCGAGGGCTTCGAGGAGTTGATTTTGGGCGGCGTAGGCTTGAATTTTAATGTCGTAAATTCTGACTGTATCGTTGCGATCTTTGGCGCGTTGGAGCGCAATTCGAGAGAGGGCTTCCATTCCTTCAAAATCGCCGCTGGAATAGGCAGCTTCTGCGGCTTCTTTGTGGAGGGCAAAGGCAAGATCGTACTGGTTATCCCAGCAGTCGGGTTCGAGCAATTCTAGCCCGATTTGGAGGTATTCGGCAGCGGCGGCGTAAGCGGTGGCATTCTTGGCTTTGCGTCCGGCGATGAGGTTGAGTTGGGCGAGTTGTTCGCGTTCGGCGCGCTCGCGCAGGGAACGCTTGCTGCGGGAACCGATCGCGGCGCGTCCGAGGTTGAGGGGTTTGACGATCGCGAAAATTTTCTCTTCGCGCTGACTTTCGGGAATGGCGTGCAGCAGCCTTTGTCCGATTTGGCGGTGGGTTGCGGCTTTGGAGGCTTCGGGGATGAGGCGGTAGGCGGCTTGTTGGACGCGATCGTGTAGGAAGCGGTAGGCGACTGAGGGCAGGGCGTTTGTTTCTGAGGGCAGGTCTTGAAAGAAGGTGTAACAGGAGCGAGCGGGGACGATGGGGCCTTGGCGAATGGCGATTTCTAGCTGTGAAGCGGTGGTGGCGAGAGATTGTTCGCTAAACAGGGCGAGATCGGCTAGCTCGAAGCGGTTGCCGGAGCAGGCGGCGAGTTTGAGGAGTTCTTGGGTTTCTGTGGGGAATTTTCGCAGTTCCTGCGTCATGAATTCGACGATATCGTCGGTGACGGCGAGGGAGCGCAAGGCGGCGATATCGCACTGCCAGCCGCCGCGATCGCGCTCGAAGCTGATAATGCCTTCGTCGTGGAGGGTTTTGAGGAACTGACGCGCGAAAAAGGGGTTGCCCTGGGTTTTGTTGAGGACGGCATCGGCTACGGGAGCGGCGCGATCTAAACTGCAACTGAGGGTATCGGCAACGAGGTTTTCTAGGGAGGCGCGTTCGAGGGGAGCGAGTTCGATGCGGCGGATGTTGGCGCGGGTGCGACCGATTTCATCGAGCGTGAGCATGAGGGGATGGGCGGCGCTGACTTCGTTATTGCGGTACGCGCCAATCAGGAGGAGATGGCGATCGCTGCTTTCCTCCATTAGCAGTTGAATGAGTTTTAAGGAGCCAGTATCGGCCCATTGCAAGTCGTCTAGGAAGAGGACGAGGGGATGTTCGATGCGGGCAAATACGCCGATGAATTTTTCAAAAAGCAGGTTGAAACGGGCTTTGGCAGCGGCGGGCGAGAGTTCGGCAATGGAGGGCTGCATCCCGATCGTGCGTTCGAGTTCGGGGATGACTTCCACGAGCGCTTGTGCGTCCCGTCCGAGGGCGTTTAAGAGTTCTGTTTTCCAGCGTTGCAGGCGCTCGCTGCTTTCGCCGAGGAGTTGTTCGAGCAAGTCGCGAAAGGCTTGCACGAAGGCACTGAACGGGATGTTGCGGCTGAGGGGATCGAATTTTCCTTTGATGAAGTAGCCTTGTTGCCGCGCGATCGGTTTGCGGACTTCTTCGATCGCGGCGGTTTTGCCAATCCCAGAAGCGCCCGTGACTAAGAGCAGTTCGCTTTGAGTTTGGGGGGGTTGCGAGCGCGTCTCTAGGCGGCTTTCCAACGGCAAAGCAAAGCGATGGGACGTATCGGCGCGATCGCGGACTGGTTCGAGCGCGAGGGACTTGACAGAAATTGAGTTTTGTGCATTAAGCCTTAATTCGCCAAAATTGCTGCCGAGAAGGGTTTGTTGGGCAGGCATCAAGTTGAAGCCTTTGCTATGGGTGGGGGGCGCGTAGAGCAAGTCGAACTCGCCGTTCAGGTGCGGCAGGACGGCGCTGAAATCTGGTTCTACTGTCGTGCTGACTCCGGCGACGCGATCGAAAGCGCTCAGCAACTGAGAGAGTGCTAACTCGCGTCCGTAGAGTTTGTCCGGGATGAGGAAGCGATCGGAAATATCGTAGCGTCCTAACTCGAAGCGATCGATTTGCTCGGAACCTTCCCACTGTTCCCGGCACAGTTCTAAATCTCGCTGGAGTCCGAGGGCGCTTTGGTAGCGATCTTCAGCATTTTTTGCCATCAGTTTCATGGCAATATCGGACAGGGCGACGGGTATCCCCGCATCGAGGACGCAGGGGGCTACGGGTTGTTTGGCCATGTGAGCGTGTACCAATTCCATCGGCTCGGTACTCTCAAACGGTAGCGCGCCGACGAGCAGTTCGTAGCAGGTTACGCCAAAGGAGTAGAAATCCGTGCGGTAGTCGATTCCTCGATTCATTCGCCCCGTCTGTTCTGGGGATAGGTACGGGAGCGTTCCCTCCATGAGATTGGGCGTGAGGAGAACGGGTTGCTCTTTGGGCAGGATCGAAGCCAAGCTGAAATCGATCAGTTTAACCTTCAGGGTTGTTGGCTCGATGAGGATATTGGCGGGTTGAATATCTTTATGGACGATGTGGCTGCGGTGGATGGCTTCCAAAGCGCTCGTCATTTGCAGGACAATTTTGAAGAAGCGCTCTATGCGTTGTTGCGTCGAGTTTGAGGCGGCTTCATCGAGACTGGCAAGCCACTGTTTGAGGGAAATGCCGCCGCAGTCTTCCATGACCAAGGCATAACGGTTGCGGTAAGCTTCCAAGCCATAAATCTCGATGGTGTTGGGATGCTCGAGCTTGCGCGCGATCGCGTATTCGTTTTTGAACTGCGCCAATTGGTTGAAACTCGGATATTCGTCTCGCAGAATCTTAATCGCTACGGGAAGACGATCCGATTCTCGGTAGCCTCGATAAACGAGCGTTCTAGTTCCAGCGTAGATCTGTTCGGCGATGCAGTAGCCTGGAAGATTAATCATGGAAGCAGAGGGCAGATGCAGGGGCGTTATGTTTATATTTATACCGCTAAAATTACCGAAATGAATCGATTAAAATTCTGTTTTATGCTATGCGTTCGCCCCGAACTTCCTCAGACCAAAATTTTTAGGTCTTTCTACCTCCAGCGTACTTTCTTCCTTAGCGATCGCACCTCATCAATGAGGGGTTAGACCCCCCTGCATTCCTGCCTCGCCTACCGAAAAGTTGAACCGCGCGATCGCGACGTTAAATTAAGATGTTAAATGATTCGATAAACGACTGCACCATCGCTCGCTCGATTGTAGCCTCGGATTAAACTTTCGCGCTCTAAATCGTTCACCAGTTCCAGAACTTCTTTCGAGTCAAGTCCCGTTTCTAGCACGAGATCGGCAAGAGAAACATCTTCTTTTCCTTTCATG
This Oscillatoria sp. FACHB-1406 DNA region includes the following protein-coding sequences:
- a CDS encoding ATP-binding sensor histidine kinase, which translates into the protein MINLPGYCIAEQIYAGTRTLVYRGYRESDRLPVAIKILRDEYPSFNQLAQFKNEYAIARKLEHPNTIEIYGLEAYRNRYALVMEDCGGISLKQWLASLDEAASNSTQQRIERFFKIVLQMTSALEAIHRSHIVHKDIQPANILIEPTTLKVKLIDFSLASILPKEQPVLLTPNLMEGTLPYLSPEQTGRMNRGIDYRTDFYSFGVTCYELLVGALPFESTEPMELVHAHMAKQPVAPCVLDAGIPVALSDIAMKLMAKNAEDRYQSALGLQRDLELCREQWEGSEQIDRFELGRYDISDRFLIPDKLYGRELALSQLLSAFDRVAGVSTTVEPDFSAVLPHLNGEFDLLYAPPTHSKGFNLMPAQQTLLGSNFGELRLNAQNSISVKSLALEPVRDRADTSHRFALPLESRLETRSQPPQTQSELLLVTGASGIGKTAAIEEVRKPIARQQGYFIKGKFDPLSRNIPFSAFVQAFRDLLEQLLGESSERLQRWKTELLNALGRDAQALVEVIPELERTIGMQPSIAELSPAAAKARFNLLFEKFIGVFARIEHPLVLFLDDLQWADTGSLKLIQLLMEESSDRHLLLIGAYRNNEVSAAHPLMLTLDEIGRTRANIRRIELAPLERASLENLVADTLSCSLDRAAPVADAVLNKTQGNPFFARQFLKTLHDEGIISFERDRGGWQCDIAALRSLAVTDDIVEFMTQELRKFPTETQELLKLAACSGNRFELADLALFSEQSLATTASQLEIAIRQGPIVPARSCYTFFQDLPSETNALPSVAYRFLHDRVQQAAYRLIPEASKAATHRQIGQRLLHAIPESQREEKIFAIVKPLNLGRAAIGSRSKRSLRERAEREQLAQLNLIAGRKAKNATAYAAAAEYLQIGLELLEPDCWDNQYDLAFALHKEAAEAAYSSGDFEGMEALSRIALQRAKDRNDTVRIYDIKIQAYAAQNQLLEALETGLKALELLGFPLPHNPTPTRVRKELEAIAARLSGRSIETLLELPPMQDATARAAMKILSRITPAAYMAAPQLYPLIVSQQIALSLEYGNTPTSAYAYSSYGLSLCGQCGDFETGYGFGKLALNLLEKYSLHEFQARTLLVVNVYILPWKEALRSTLPSLRAAYADALETGNTETAGYCAASYCYHSYYAGKSLDELARDLTLLCEALEHLHLATALTHIAPFRSAVARLTGETFPTSDEEALLAAFRRENDLTGLFYCYLNRAILEYLFGDCDRAAEEAKAAEAYIAGVTSSISYPIFLFYQGLIGLAQMRAGGVQEETMAEVAEAIAKMERWMQHAPANFATKFYLLCAERDRVLGDRLAALEAYDRAIKAAKEYDYPQESAIANELAAQFYLEWGKPHFAHPYLLEAYYSYARWGAKAKVDDLVARYPNLIASEFNDSRNVPLEGLNLAVSIHSTLQAGTGANISQALDLGAITKVYQALSSEIQLDRLLSTLMRVVLESAGAERAALILPEGGLWSIAAIASVRETETVRASIPLETATELPVSLVRYVKRTLKTLAIDDASADPTWAGDPYINEQQPKSLLCAPLLDRGKLLGLLYLENKVMAGAFTSDRVEVLNLLCAQAAISLENARLYQNLQSSLEELQTAQLQLVQGEKMSALGNLVSGVAHEINNPLGFIEGNLHLALDYVNDLSGLLNLYQEHYPEPVEEIAEEIEAIELDYLQEDFPKLLGSMRDGTERIRNISESLRIFSRADTDKPVCFDLHAGIDSTLLILKHRLKANGARPAIEVVKQYGDLPEVEGYPGQLNQVFMNILANAIDALEEACKHHAIEGETLPAWVPSISLRTTFLTDTEQVRVSIRDNGGGMPADVQKRIFDHLFTTKPVGKGTGLGLSISRQIVVEKHGGTLDCTSQLGQGTEFAIALPLYQEI